The following proteins come from a genomic window of Anaerobutyricum hallii:
- a CDS encoding metal-sensing transcriptional repressor, giving the protein MENKHIHENEYIKNKDKTQNKYHIHEAAYMDEHMQEYVGQHIYEHTHIDEHGKAHTHTHNPETVKNELNRIARIIGHMKSIKTMIESGRDCSEVLIQLAAVDAAIKSLSRVILKEHMSTCIVDAIKTEDTEAIEALNEAIDKFIK; this is encoded by the coding sequence ATGGAAAATAAACATATTCATGAAAACGAATATATAAAAAATAAAGATAAAACACAAAATAAATACCATATTCATGAAGCAGCTTATATGGACGAACATATGCAGGAATATGTAGGACAGCATATATATGAACATACACATATAGATGAACATGGGAAAGCTCATACACATACTCATAATCCAGAAACCGTAAAAAATGAATTGAATCGTATTGCCCGCATTATCGGCCATATGAAGTCAATCAAGACGATGATTGAATCGGGGAGAGACTGTAGTGAAGTTCTTATACAGTTAGCAGCAGTTGATGCCGCAATAAAGAGCCTAAGCAGAGTTATTTTAAAAGAGCATATGTCAACCTGTATCGTCGATGCGATAAAAACAGAAGATACTGAAGCAATTGAAGCATTGAATGAAGCAATAGACAAATTTATAAAATAA